Proteins encoded by one window of Agrobacterium vitis:
- a CDS encoding sarcosine oxidase subunit alpha — protein sequence MTSYRLKSGGLVDRKTALPFTFDGKAMSGFAGDTLASALLANGQQLVGRSFKYHRPRGILTAGAAEPNALMTIGRGGRTEPNTRATMQELYAGLEATSQNRWPSLEHDIGAVNSLLSPFLSAGFYYKTFMWPAKFWEKLYEPVIRKAAGLGKASYEADPDTYEKCWAHCDLLVIGAGASGLMAALAAGRAGARVILLDEQAEIGGGLLAETALINGVAASDFVTTINAELESLPNVQILARTTAFGWYDGNVFGAVERVQKHLARPAANRPVERLWRIAAKKAILATGAEERPLVFGGNDIPGVMMAGAMRRYLNHYGVAPGKKTAIFTTNNSGYALAADLEAAGVSVTTLIDSRRDATIAYQGKARLVRGGLVSNVHGGKSVEGLDLWREGQLERLEVDSLAMSGGFSPIIHLACHRGGKPRWSDEHSAFLAPENLNKLVLAGSASGVFGIAACMADAQAKVAALLDVLGFGAKPLTPPPLRSMDLSPQGGEENGYVAAKAPVPTVEEHYPPMPAKPVWSIPGIKTKAFVDFQNDVHTKDLGLAVQEGYGHVELAKRYTTNGMATDQGKLSNVNAIGLLAEARRVSPADVGTTTFRPFYTPVSFGALAGTSHGKHFQPVRKSPLHDWAAKNGATFVETGLWYRSAWFPQADETGWRESVDREVKNVRTNAGICDVSMLGKIEICGPDAAEFLNRVYCNAFLKLPAGKARYGLMLREDGFIYDDGTTSRMDENRYFMTTTTAYAAGVMNHLEFCAQVHWPELDVRLASVTDQWAQMAVAGPKSRAILQRLVDEDISNEAFPYLAAKDVSLLGGRLKGRLFRISFSGELAFELAVPADFGESVADAVMEAGKEHGIQPYGIEALSVLRIEKGHVTHNEINGTVVPADLGFGKMVSATKPDFIGKHMLNREALIAPDRPQLVGVMPLDAKTSFKTGAHILNKDADPTLENDQGYVTSSCFSPHVGSTIGLALVKGGAARHGEEVLVWNGLRNEFTPAQLVSPVFVDPNNEKLHA from the coding sequence ATGACATCCTATCGTCTGAAAAGCGGCGGTCTGGTGGATCGCAAAACCGCGCTTCCCTTCACCTTTGACGGCAAAGCCATGAGCGGTTTTGCGGGCGATACGCTGGCGTCTGCGCTTCTGGCCAATGGCCAGCAATTGGTGGGCCGCAGCTTCAAATATCACCGTCCGCGTGGCATTCTCACGGCCGGTGCCGCCGAGCCCAACGCCCTGATGACCATAGGCCGAGGCGGGCGCACCGAGCCAAACACACGCGCCACCATGCAGGAGCTTTACGCCGGGTTGGAAGCAACCAGCCAAAACCGCTGGCCAAGCCTTGAGCACGATATTGGTGCGGTCAACAGCCTGCTGTCGCCATTTCTCAGTGCGGGCTTCTACTATAAAACCTTCATGTGGCCAGCAAAGTTCTGGGAAAAGCTCTATGAGCCGGTGATCCGCAAGGCCGCCGGACTCGGCAAGGCAAGCTATGAGGCCGATCCAGACACCTATGAAAAATGCTGGGCGCATTGTGACCTACTGGTGATTGGCGCAGGCGCAAGCGGTTTGATGGCGGCTCTGGCCGCTGGCCGTGCGGGTGCGCGGGTTATTCTTCTGGATGAGCAGGCGGAGATTGGCGGCGGCCTTCTGGCCGAGACAGCGTTGATCAATGGTGTTGCTGCCTCTGATTTTGTCACGACCATAAATGCAGAGCTGGAAAGCCTGCCCAATGTGCAAATCCTCGCCCGCACCACAGCGTTTGGCTGGTACGATGGCAATGTCTTCGGTGCCGTTGAGCGCGTGCAAAAACATCTCGCTCGCCCTGCGGCCAACCGCCCGGTGGAGCGCCTGTGGCGCATTGCGGCAAAGAAAGCCATTTTGGCCACGGGTGCCGAAGAGCGCCCGCTGGTGTTTGGCGGCAATGACATACCCGGTGTGATGATGGCCGGGGCCATGCGCCGCTATCTCAACCATTATGGCGTCGCGCCCGGCAAGAAGACAGCCATTTTCACCACCAATAACAGCGGCTATGCGCTGGCGGCGGACCTTGAAGCCGCAGGCGTTAGCGTTACGACCCTGATCGATAGCCGACGCGATGCAACCATTGCCTATCAGGGCAAGGCGCGATTGGTGCGCGGCGGTTTGGTTAGCAATGTCCATGGTGGAAAATCTGTCGAGGGGCTTGATCTCTGGCGCGAAGGCCAGTTGGAACGGCTTGAGGTGGATAGTCTCGCCATGTCGGGCGGGTTCTCGCCGATCATTCACCTTGCCTGCCACCGGGGTGGCAAGCCGCGCTGGTCAGATGAGCATTCGGCCTTTTTGGCTCCGGAGAACTTGAACAAGCTGGTTTTGGCGGGTTCAGCGTCCGGTGTCTTTGGGATTGCTGCTTGCATGGCGGATGCGCAGGCCAAAGTGGCGGCTCTTTTGGATGTCTTGGGCTTTGGCGCAAAACCCCTCACTCCCCCTCCGCTGCGCTCGATGGACCTCTCCCCACAAGGGGGAGAGGAGAACGGATACGTTGCGGCAAAAGCACCCGTTCCAACTGTCGAGGAACACTATCCACCGATGCCAGCCAAGCCAGTTTGGTCTATTCCCGGCATAAAAACCAAGGCCTTTGTGGACTTCCAAAACGACGTACATACCAAGGATCTGGGCCTTGCAGTGCAGGAAGGCTATGGCCATGTGGAGCTTGCCAAGCGCTACACCACCAATGGCATGGCGACCGATCAGGGCAAGCTCTCCAACGTGAATGCCATCGGGCTGTTGGCGGAAGCCCGGCGCGTATCGCCTGCCGATGTTGGAACAACGACGTTTCGGCCCTTCTATACGCCTGTGTCGTTCGGGGCGCTGGCAGGCACATCGCATGGCAAGCATTTTCAGCCGGTGCGCAAATCACCCTTGCACGATTGGGCAGCGAAGAATGGCGCTACTTTTGTGGAAACAGGCCTGTGGTATCGCTCGGCATGGTTTCCACAGGCCGACGAGACTGGCTGGCGCGAAAGCGTGGACCGCGAGGTCAAAAACGTTCGAACCAATGCCGGGATTTGCGATGTCTCCATGCTCGGCAAAATCGAGATTTGCGGACCGGATGCGGCGGAGTTTTTGAACCGTGTTTACTGCAACGCCTTCCTGAAACTACCCGCCGGCAAGGCCCGCTATGGGCTGATGCTGCGAGAAGATGGCTTCATCTATGACGACGGCACCACCAGCCGCATGGACGAAAACCGTTATTTCATGACCACCACCACAGCCTATGCGGCGGGCGTGATGAACCATCTGGAATTCTGCGCCCAAGTGCATTGGCCGGAACTGGATGTGCGGCTTGCGTCTGTGACCGATCAATGGGCGCAAATGGCGGTGGCTGGGCCAAAATCGCGCGCCATTTTGCAAAGGCTGGTTGATGAAGACATTTCCAATGAAGCTTTCCCCTATCTCGCCGCCAAGGATGTGTCCCTCTTGGGTGGTCGGTTGAAGGGGCGCCTCTTCCGCATCTCATTTTCCGGTGAACTGGCATTCGAATTGGCGGTGCCTGCCGATTTTGGTGAAAGCGTCGCGGATGCAGTGATGGAGGCGGGCAAAGAGCATGGAATTCAGCCTTACGGCATTGAAGCGCTATCGGTGCTGCGTATAGAAAAGGGCCACGTCACCCACAATGAAATCAATGGCACGGTGGTGCCTGCCGACCTCGGCTTTGGCAAAATGGTCAGCGCCACCAAGCCCGATTTTATCGGCAAGCATATGCTGAATAGGGAAGCGCTTATTGCGCCAGACCGTCCGCAGCTTGTGGGCGTCATGCCTTTAGATGCCAAGACCTCTTTCAAAACAGGCGCGCATATTCTGAACAAGGATGCTGACCCAACACTGGAGAACGATCAAGGCTATGTCACGTCTTCTTGTTTCTCACCGCATGTTGGCTCCACCATTGGCCTTGCGCTGGTGAAAGGCGGCGCCGCTCGCCATGGTGAAGAGGTGTTGGTGTGGAATGGGTTGCGCAACGAGTTTACCCCCGCCCAGTTGGTGAGCCCGGTTTTTGTTGATCCAAACAATGAGAAGCTCCATGCCTGA
- a CDS encoding sarcosine oxidase subunit delta, with amino-acid sequence MASLIPCPHCGPRPKEEYTVKGAALARPAADAGPDVWHDYVYLRDNPRGAYEEYWHHTSGCRRWIVVCRDTATHEISASFDASTRKGVSA; translated from the coding sequence ATGGCGAGCCTCATTCCCTGCCCCCATTGCGGGCCAAGACCCAAAGAAGAATACACCGTCAAGGGTGCAGCATTAGCCCGCCCCGCCGCCGATGCTGGCCCTGACGTATGGCATGATTACGTCTACCTGCGAGACAATCCCCGCGGAGCCTATGAAGAATACTGGCACCACACATCCGGCTGCCGTCGCTGGATTGTTGTGTGCCGCGACACAGCCACCCACGAGATTTCCGCAAGCTTTGATGCATCAACACGCAAAGGGGTCAGCGCATGA
- a CDS encoding sarcosine oxidase subunit beta family protein translates to MRYSALSIFLNGLRGNKNWAAHWRQPEPKPHYDVVIVGGGGHGLATAYYLSKTFGIKNIAVVEKGYIGSGNVGRNTTIIRSNYLLPGNNPFYEFSMKLWEGLEQDFNFNAMVSQRGVVNLYHSDAQRDAYTRRGNAMRLHGVDAELLDRDAIKAMLPFLDYDNARFPIQGGLMQRRGGTVRHDAVAWGYARGADSHGVDILQNCEVTGIRRENGKAVGVETTRGFIGCGKLALAAAGNSSRVAEMAGLKLPMESHVLQAFVSEGLKPFIDCVVTFGAGHFYVSQSDKGGLVFGGDIDGYNSYAQRGNLATVEHVAEAGKAMIPALSRIRVLRSWGGVMDMSMDGSPIIDKVHLDNLYLNSGWCYGGFKATPASGYCFAHLIAKGESHETARAFRLDRFERGHILDEKGQGAQPNLH, encoded by the coding sequence ATGCGCTATTCGGCTTTGTCGATTTTTCTGAACGGTCTTCGCGGCAATAAAAACTGGGCCGCCCATTGGCGACAACCGGAGCCAAAGCCGCATTATGATGTGGTGATTGTCGGCGGTGGCGGCCATGGTCTTGCCACGGCCTATTACCTTTCCAAAACCTTCGGCATCAAAAATATCGCCGTGGTGGAAAAGGGCTATATCGGCTCCGGTAATGTTGGTCGCAACACCACCATCATCCGCTCCAATTATCTGCTACCGGGCAACAATCCTTTCTACGAATTCTCCATGAAGCTGTGGGAAGGGCTGGAGCAGGATTTCAATTTCAACGCCATGGTCTCTCAGCGCGGCGTGGTCAATCTCTACCATTCCGATGCCCAGCGCGATGCCTATACACGGCGCGGCAATGCCATGCGCCTGCACGGCGTGGATGCCGAATTGCTGGACCGCGACGCCATCAAAGCCATGCTGCCATTTCTTGATTACGACAACGCCCGCTTTCCTATTCAAGGCGGCTTGATGCAGCGACGCGGCGGCACGGTGCGCCATGATGCTGTGGCTTGGGGCTATGCCCGTGGTGCGGATAGCCACGGCGTGGACATTCTTCAAAACTGCGAAGTCACTGGCATCCGTCGCGAGAACGGCAAGGCGGTGGGCGTGGAAACCACCCGTGGCTTTATTGGCTGTGGCAAGCTGGCACTGGCGGCGGCGGGCAATTCATCCCGCGTGGCTGAGATGGCGGGGCTGAAATTGCCGATGGAAAGCCATGTGCTGCAAGCCTTTGTCTCGGAGGGACTAAAGCCCTTTATCGATTGCGTTGTCACCTTTGGCGCGGGCCATTTCTACGTTTCGCAATCGGATAAGGGCGGACTGGTGTTTGGCGGCGATATTGATGGTTATAATTCCTACGCCCAGCGCGGCAATCTCGCCACCGTCGAGCATGTGGCGGAAGCGGGCAAGGCGATGATTCCGGCGCTGTCGCGCATCCGGGTGCTGCGCTCGTGGGGCGGGGTGATGGATATGAGCATGGATGGCTCGCCGATCATCGACAAGGTGCATCTGGACAATCTCTATCTCAATTCCGGCTGGTGCTATGGCGGCTTCAAGGCCACGCCTGCCTCGGGCTATTGCTTTGCCCATCTGATCGCCAAGGGCGAGAGCCATGAAACGGCGCGCGCCTTCCGGCTGGATCGGTTTGAACGCGGCCACATTCTCGATGAAAAGGGCCAGGGTGCCCAGCCGAACCTTCACTAG